In the genome of Candidatus Omnitrophota bacterium, one region contains:
- a CDS encoding response regulator — protein sequence MSSISTRILVVDDEPEVGETLKRYLSVRNFQVTTAYNAETALRMLESHPADIVILDILMHGMNGQACARIIKEKYPNTKIMVVTAYPDMAFSLSREITLHGCFIKPAGIEEIYHKLSNN from the coding sequence ATGAGCAGTATTTCTACCCGAATATTAGTAGTTGATGACGAGCCTGAAGTAGGCGAGACCTTAAAACGCTATCTATCAGTACGTAATTTTCAGGTTACTACTGCCTATAACGCCGAAACTGCGCTTCGTATGCTAGAATCTCACCCGGCGGATATAGTTATATTAGATATTTTAATGCACGGGATGAACGGACAAGCCTGCGCCCGAATCATCAAAGAAAAATACCCTAATACAAAGATTATGGTTGTTACGGCTTACCCGGATATGGCATTTAGTTTAAGCAGGGAAATAACACTTCACGGCTGCTTTATTAAACCCGCAGGGATAGAAGAAATTTACCACAAACTAAGCAATAATTAG
- a CDS encoding YkgJ family cysteine cluster protein, which produces MKKKSSKNREVIACHKCRNQSDCCRLGAWIDLEEAKKIASAGIKGDFFHLEKDSVFPSGFKVGTSYEDETCSFLEKDGRCRIHKVNYDLKPVTCKEFPFEDGQLAPIAHSLCTILKEKKRKRKTP; this is translated from the coding sequence ATGAAGAAAAAGAGTAGTAAGAATAGGGAAGTTATTGCCTGCCACAAGTGCAGGAATCAGTCGGATTGTTGCAGGTTGGGGGCGTGGATAGATTTGGAAGAAGCCAAGAAAATAGCTAGCGCCGGGATTAAGGGCGATTTCTTTCATTTAGAGAAGGATTCTGTGTTTCCTTCAGGGTTTAAAGTCGGCACAAGCTACGAGGATGAAACTTGTTCTTTTCTTGAGAAAGACGGGCGATGCAGAATTCATAAGGTTAACTATGATTTGAAACCTGTAACCTGCAAAGAGTTTCCTTTTGAAGATGGCCAATTGGCGCCTATCGCGCATTCATTGTGCACTATTTTAAAAGAGAAAAAGAGAAAGCGAAAAACCCCGTAG
- a CDS encoding type II toxin-antitoxin system PrlF family antitoxin, with amino-acid sequence MTVIGMSKITSKGQITLPAAVRRMLKLDRGENIAFCLNKNGVIISRCKINVEPSAFSKDEWAKIDKLASEKGKSFAIAEQAKRHLKSL; translated from the coding sequence ATGACCGTTATCGGTATGTCAAAAATAACCTCAAAAGGGCAGATTACGCTTCCGGCTGCGGTACGAAGAATGCTTAAGCTGGACAGGGGTGAGAATATCGCTTTTTGCCTGAATAAAAATGGAGTAATTATCTCACGCTGTAAAATCAATGTTGAGCCATCAGCTTTTAGTAAAGATGAATGGGCCAAGATTGATAAACTTGCTAGTGAAAAAGGAAAATCATTCGCTATCGCCGAACAAGCCAAAAGACACCTCAAATCTTTATGA
- a CDS encoding type II toxin-antitoxin system RelE/ParE family toxin, which translates to MEIIETPVFTKRIKGVLSDNEYRRLQWELATNPEAGALIPEGRGLRKLRWAVPGKGKRGGLRIIYYWYIHNEKIFMLFLYKKSEQADLTREQLKVLAEYVKEGVI; encoded by the coding sequence ATGGAGATTATCGAAACCCCTGTTTTTACCAAAAGAATTAAAGGTGTACTTTCTGACAATGAGTATCGCAGGTTGCAGTGGGAATTAGCAACAAATCCCGAGGCAGGCGCGTTAATACCCGAAGGCAGAGGTTTAAGGAAGTTAAGATGGGCTGTTCCCGGAAAAGGTAAGAGGGGCGGATTACGGATTATTTATTATTGGTATATCCATAACGAAAAGATATTTATGCTTTTTTTGTATAAGAAATCAGAACAGGCAGATTTAACAAGAGAACAGCTAAAAGTTCTGGCGGAGTACGTGAAGGAGGGCGTTATATGA
- a CDS encoding ORF6N domain-containing protein, translating to MPNIVSVELITAKILLIRGRKVMVDRDLAQLYVVTTFNLNKAVKRNIERFPEDFMFQLTQEEFKNLIFQNGISSWGGTRKLPYVFTEQGVAMLSGVLHSKRAVKVNIQIMRAFVMLSRALLTNKELFFKLNDLERKVERHDMDIRDIFEAIRQLMRLPDEKRKIKGFAIK from the coding sequence ATGCCAAATATAGTTTCCGTAGAATTAATAACAGCAAAGATTTTATTGATACGCGGCAGAAAGGTGATGGTTGACAGGGATTTAGCGCAGCTTTACGTAGTGACAACATTTAATCTTAATAAAGCAGTAAAAAGAAATATTGAAAGATTTCCTGAAGATTTTATGTTTCAATTAACTCAAGAAGAGTTTAAAAACTTGATATTCCAAAATGGAATATCAAGTTGGGGTGGAACTCGTAAGCTACCCTATGTTTTTACCGAACAAGGCGTCGCTATGCTTTCTGGAGTACTTCATAGTAAAAGAGCAGTTAAAGTTAATATCCAGATCATGCGCGCATTCGTTATGTTGAGCAGAGCTCTTTTAACAAATAAGGAGTTGTTCTTTAAATTAAATGATTTGGAAAGAAAAGTTGAGCGGCATGATATGGATATAAGAGATATTTTTGAGGCGATCCGACAGTTGATGCGCCTGCCGGATGAGAAGAGAAAGATAAAGGGATTTGCGATAAAATAA
- a CDS encoding helix-turn-helix domain-containing protein, producing MKNKDFSDLLKSIDQARKIHAGKMKPGRVSEFHPIIVTNIRKRLRVSQVKFAHIIGVSVDTLQNWEQGRRRPEGPALALLKVAEANPGAVMRALYGR from the coding sequence ATGAAAAATAAAGATTTTAGTGATTTATTAAAGAGTATCGATCAGGCAAGAAAGATTCATGCCGGGAAGATGAAGCCGGGAAGAGTTTCTGAATTTCATCCGATAATCGTTACTAATATACGTAAGAGACTACGTGTTTCGCAGGTTAAGTTTGCCCACATAATTGGGGTTAGCGTTGATACTTTGCAGAATTGGGAGCAGGGGAGAAGAAGGCCAGAAGGTCCTGCCTTAGCATTATTGAAAGTCGCCGAAGCTAATCCGGGGGCGGTGATGAGGGCGTTGTATGGGCGGTAG
- a CDS encoding DNA-binding protein: MEYTKGNLGRIFVLKFKDDDILFDELENFVRKEKVRSAVMVFIGALKKGDLVTGPKKPVIPPVPNWVKFNNGWEAMGVATVFTNKKGPQIHIHASMGKKKKVLTGCVRKQSKVFLVIEAVVFELENVRASKDIDPLTGLNLLKIIKG; encoded by the coding sequence ATGGAATATACTAAAGGTAATCTGGGCAGGATATTTGTTTTAAAGTTCAAAGATGACGATATTCTTTTTGACGAGCTGGAGAATTTTGTCAGGAAGGAAAAAGTCCGCTCTGCGGTCATGGTTTTTATTGGGGCTTTGAAAAAAGGGGATTTGGTCACAGGCCCCAAGAAACCGGTTATTCCTCCAGTGCCCAATTGGGTTAAATTCAACAACGGCTGGGAAGCAATGGGGGTGGCCACAGTTTTTACTAATAAAAAAGGGCCGCAGATTCATATCCACGCCAGTATGGGGAAGAAGAAGAAAGTGCTTACCGGATGCGTGCGTAAACAATCTAAGGTCTTCTTGGTTATTGAGGCGGTGGTTTTTGAGTTAGAAAATGTCCGGGCAAGTAAAGATATTGATCCCTTGACGGGGCTTAACCTTCTTAAGATAATAAAGGGTTAG